Proteins encoded in a region of the Quercus lobata isolate SW786 chromosome 8, ValleyOak3.0 Primary Assembly, whole genome shotgun sequence genome:
- the LOC115957983 gene encoding homeobox protein SBH1-like isoform X2: MEGGASGNGTSCMMGFEDNNMMMPLMNSGHEANSNFKPFLPLPLNTNSYGQKTSGLMPPQDIVNRMETNNSSCMTMRAKIMAHPLFLRLLAAYVNCQKVGASPEVVARLEEVYANSEAAMGGRSGTVCIGEDPGLDQFMEAYCEMLTKYEQELSKPFKEAMLFFSRIECQLKALTVSSSDSAGRNGSSEEEVDLNDNSIDPQAEDQELKTQLLRKYSGYLGSLKQEFLKKKKNGKLPKEARHRLLDWWSRHYKWPYPSESQKVALAESTGLDLKQINNWFINQRKRHWKPSEDMQFVVMDGTHPHYYMDNVMCNPFPMDCTNMLLQ; this comes from the exons atggAAGGAGGAGCTAGTGGAAATGGCACTTCTTGTATGATGGGGTTTGAAGACAACAATATGATGATGCCTCTAATGAATTCTGGTCATGAAGCAAATAGTAATTTTAAGCCATTTCTTCCTCTACCTTTGAACACCAATTCTTATGGCCAAAAGACCTCTGGTTTGATGCCTCCGCAAGATATTGTGAACCGCATGGAGACCAACAATAGTAGTTGTATGACTATGAGGGCAAAGATTATGGCTCATCCTCTCTTCCTTCGACTATTGGCAGCTTATGTCAATTGTCAAAAG GTTGGGGCATCTCCTGAAGTGGTGGCTAGGTTAGAGGAGGTCTATGCTAATTCTGAAGCTGCCATGGGTGGTAGGTCAGGAACAGTTTGCATAGGTGAAGACCCTGGACTGGACCAGTTCATGGAGGCCTATTGTGAGATGCTCACCAAGTACGAGCAAGAACTCTCTAAACCTTTCAAAGAGGCCATGCTTTTCTTCTCAAGGATCGAGTGCCAGCTCAAAGCCCTAACAGTTTCTTCCTCAGATTCAGCTG GTCGAAATGGATCTTCTGAGGAAGAAGTTGATCTGAATGACAACAGCATAGATCCTCAAGCTGAAGACCAGGAACTGAAAACTCAGCTTCTGCGTAAGTACAGTGGATATCTGGGCAGTCTAAAGCAGGAATttctgaagaagaaaaagaatgggaaaTTACCAAAGGAAGCCCGGCACCGGTTGCTAGACTGGTGGAGCAGACACTACAAGTGGCCATACCCATCG GAGTCCCAGAAGGTGGCACTTGCAGAATCAACAGGTCTGGATCTGAAACAGATAAACAATTGGTTCATCAATCAGAGGAAACGCCATTGGAAGCCTTCAGAGGACATGCAATTTGTTGTGATGGATGGTACTCATCCCCACTACTACATGGACAATGTTATGTGCAATCCCTTTCCAATGGATTGCACAAATATGCTCCTTCAATGA
- the LOC115957983 gene encoding homeobox protein SBH1-like isoform X1 — protein sequence MEGGASGNGTSCMMGFEDNNMMMPLMNSGHEANSNFKPFLPLPLNTNSYGQKTSGLMPPQDIVNRMETNNSSCMTMRAKIMAHPLFLRLLAAYVNCQKVGASPEVVARLEEVYANSEAAMGGRSGTVCIGEDPGLDQFMEAYCEMLTKYEQELSKPFKEAMLFFSRIECQLKALTVSSSDSAGGRNGSSEEEVDLNDNSIDPQAEDQELKTQLLRKYSGYLGSLKQEFLKKKKNGKLPKEARHRLLDWWSRHYKWPYPSESQKVALAESTGLDLKQINNWFINQRKRHWKPSEDMQFVVMDGTHPHYYMDNVMCNPFPMDCTNMLLQ from the exons atggAAGGAGGAGCTAGTGGAAATGGCACTTCTTGTATGATGGGGTTTGAAGACAACAATATGATGATGCCTCTAATGAATTCTGGTCATGAAGCAAATAGTAATTTTAAGCCATTTCTTCCTCTACCTTTGAACACCAATTCTTATGGCCAAAAGACCTCTGGTTTGATGCCTCCGCAAGATATTGTGAACCGCATGGAGACCAACAATAGTAGTTGTATGACTATGAGGGCAAAGATTATGGCTCATCCTCTCTTCCTTCGACTATTGGCAGCTTATGTCAATTGTCAAAAG GTTGGGGCATCTCCTGAAGTGGTGGCTAGGTTAGAGGAGGTCTATGCTAATTCTGAAGCTGCCATGGGTGGTAGGTCAGGAACAGTTTGCATAGGTGAAGACCCTGGACTGGACCAGTTCATGGAGGCCTATTGTGAGATGCTCACCAAGTACGAGCAAGAACTCTCTAAACCTTTCAAAGAGGCCATGCTTTTCTTCTCAAGGATCGAGTGCCAGCTCAAAGCCCTAACAGTTTCTTCCTCAGATTCAGCTGGTG GTCGAAATGGATCTTCTGAGGAAGAAGTTGATCTGAATGACAACAGCATAGATCCTCAAGCTGAAGACCAGGAACTGAAAACTCAGCTTCTGCGTAAGTACAGTGGATATCTGGGCAGTCTAAAGCAGGAATttctgaagaagaaaaagaatgggaaaTTACCAAAGGAAGCCCGGCACCGGTTGCTAGACTGGTGGAGCAGACACTACAAGTGGCCATACCCATCG GAGTCCCAGAAGGTGGCACTTGCAGAATCAACAGGTCTGGATCTGAAACAGATAAACAATTGGTTCATCAATCAGAGGAAACGCCATTGGAAGCCTTCAGAGGACATGCAATTTGTTGTGATGGATGGTACTCATCCCCACTACTACATGGACAATGTTATGTGCAATCCCTTTCCAATGGATTGCACAAATATGCTCCTTCAATGA